A genome region from Natronosalvus rutilus includes the following:
- a CDS encoding tRNA-binding protein, protein MPESPFDVEIRIGEIVRAESFPEARKPHMTKLWIDLGSDSDSDSDTSDDLVRSAGQHDYHYDPEELIGRRVLCATNLGSVRIAGFKSEVLTVGVPSDEGYPVLVTPDSEVDADVPVGGILY, encoded by the coding sequence ATGCCGGAGAGTCCGTTCGACGTCGAGATTCGCATTGGAGAGATCGTTCGCGCGGAGTCGTTTCCCGAGGCGCGAAAGCCGCACATGACGAAATTGTGGATCGACCTCGGTTCCGATTCCGATTCCGATTCCGACACCAGTGACGACCTCGTTCGCTCGGCCGGCCAGCACGACTACCACTACGATCCCGAGGAACTGATCGGTCGCCGGGTTCTTTGTGCGACGAACCTCGGAAGCGTTCGCATCGCCGGGTTCAAATCTGAGGTCCTCACCGTGGGCGTTCCGAGCGATGAGGGCTACCCGGTGCTCGTGACTCCCGACTCCGAAGTCGACGCGGACGTGCCAGTTGGCGGCATCCTCTACTGA
- a CDS encoding PQQ-binding-like beta-propeller repeat protein codes for MGKWQRRSFLATGAALSMGVGLASSGAGDADDSDGTSSVNAALDTDLPDPTRRPNPTMNEDWATYRGDAGQTRCIVDGHDFDGDALVPVWSADHDGSVAVADDTVYTSTADGVVALDAEDGTLVWENLDILAHDPAVAADVVCLTTDEGVVALDRSDGTVRWEASFDPADSVTRHAVAYDAAFVVVDGTLYALEVDDGSIRWERESITLESPVGPEGSFEFSRAPAAANGVVYAATHRTVLALEPETGDEVWRNEEVYQDVESPIHANASAVVVDWWSDIDQGVHDVKTGEVKGVITSETDHEITLGEDVYITGDSFNLYGGSVEACEREWEVPCAYNIGQAVICGETIYVYFGQARGDRGDYDQELVALDKNDGTEKWAISKNDAPVGYVRAISGNTLYVDHDGELVAFREGASDDGC; via the coding sequence ATGGGAAAATGGCAACGCCGTTCCTTCCTCGCAACTGGTGCAGCACTGTCGATGGGCGTCGGACTCGCCTCGAGCGGGGCGGGAGACGCCGATGACAGTGACGGAACCTCCAGCGTCAATGCAGCACTCGATACGGACCTCCCGGACCCGACACGCCGACCGAACCCTACTATGAACGAAGACTGGGCAACCTACCGCGGCGACGCGGGACAGACCAGGTGCATCGTCGACGGACACGACTTCGATGGGGACGCACTCGTCCCCGTCTGGTCGGCCGACCACGACGGCTCGGTCGCCGTCGCCGACGACACGGTGTACACCTCGACCGCCGACGGCGTCGTCGCACTGGACGCCGAGGACGGGACGCTCGTCTGGGAGAACCTGGACATCCTCGCGCACGACCCCGCGGTCGCCGCCGACGTGGTCTGTCTGACCACCGACGAGGGCGTCGTGGCGCTCGACCGATCCGACGGAACCGTCCGCTGGGAGGCGTCCTTCGACCCGGCGGACTCGGTCACCCGTCACGCGGTTGCCTACGACGCCGCGTTTGTGGTCGTCGACGGAACCCTTTACGCCCTCGAGGTCGACGACGGCTCGATTCGGTGGGAACGGGAGTCGATCACGCTCGAGTCGCCCGTCGGCCCGGAGGGGTCGTTCGAGTTCTCGAGGGCCCCCGCTGCGGCGAACGGCGTCGTCTACGCTGCGACCCATCGGACCGTGCTCGCGCTGGAGCCCGAAACCGGGGACGAAGTGTGGCGAAACGAGGAGGTCTACCAGGACGTCGAGAGCCCAATCCACGCGAACGCGAGCGCGGTCGTCGTCGACTGGTGGTCCGATATCGACCAGGGCGTGCACGATGTGAAGACGGGCGAGGTGAAGGGCGTCATCACGTCGGAGACGGACCACGAGATCACGCTCGGCGAGGACGTGTACATCACCGGCGACTCCTTCAACCTCTATGGCGGCTCCGTCGAGGCGTGTGAGCGCGAGTGGGAAGTCCCCTGTGCGTACAACATCGGACAGGCCGTTATCTGCGGCGAGACCATCTACGTCTACTTCGGACAGGCCAGGGGGGACCGAGGCGACTACGACCAGGAACTCGTCGCCCTGGACAAGAACGACGGAACCGAGAAGTGGGCAATTTCGAAAAACGATGCCCCGGTCGGGTACGTTCGGGCGATCAGCGGCAACACGCTGTACGTCGACCACGACGGGGAACTGGTCGCGTTCAGAGAGGGTGCGTCCGACGACGGTTGCTGA
- a CDS encoding AIR synthase family protein codes for MTDPSRDPALGKIDRTVFERQIAPRLGADRNDVVLGPTHGVDFGVLDVGGRAVVVATDPVSILPDLGLERAARFALDVVLTDVAVSGISPSHLSISFTLPPEMTDEQFAIVWEAIHEECVDLGIAIAAGHTARYAGISYSWVGGATVLGVGNREAVVRPDGARPGDALLLTTGPAVEAVALLSSLFGDQIDVSDAVLEDARACLDDSFAVRDALTAAATAPVHAMHDVTEGGLAGALVEMSEGSGTRFEIDRSAVPVRPAVQAVCEALEMDPWRATSCGSLVIAVDPGDVSPVVEALEARGTTVAEIGRVEAVDGPSGTDSEVRVGGAVLEHPGVDSSWAAFERFAEY; via the coding sequence GTGACCGACCCCTCTCGAGACCCCGCGCTCGGCAAGATCGACCGGACGGTGTTCGAGCGACAGATCGCCCCCCGACTCGGCGCCGACCGCAACGACGTCGTGCTCGGGCCAACCCACGGCGTCGACTTCGGCGTGCTCGACGTCGGCGGCCGGGCCGTCGTAGTGGCGACCGATCCGGTTTCGATTCTTCCGGATCTAGGTCTCGAGCGCGCCGCCAGGTTCGCCCTGGACGTCGTGCTCACGGACGTCGCGGTCAGCGGAATCTCGCCGTCGCACCTCTCGATCTCGTTCACGCTCCCTCCGGAGATGACCGACGAGCAGTTCGCGATCGTCTGGGAGGCGATCCACGAGGAGTGTGTCGACCTCGGAATCGCAATCGCGGCGGGCCACACCGCCCGTTACGCCGGTATCTCGTACTCGTGGGTCGGCGGCGCGACGGTGCTCGGCGTCGGCAACCGCGAGGCCGTCGTCCGTCCCGACGGTGCTCGCCCTGGCGACGCGCTCTTGCTCACTACTGGGCCGGCCGTCGAGGCCGTCGCCCTCCTGAGCTCCCTCTTCGGCGACCAGATCGACGTCTCCGACGCCGTCCTCGAGGACGCTCGAGCCTGCCTCGACGATAGCTTCGCCGTCCGCGACGCGCTGACCGCGGCGGCAACCGCGCCGGTCCACGCGATGCACGACGTGACCGAAGGCGGCCTCGCGGGCGCGCTCGTCGAGATGTCGGAGGGGTCGGGAACTCGCTTCGAGATTGATCGCTCGGCGGTCCCGGTCCGGCCGGCCGTTCAGGCGGTCTGTGAAGCCCTCGAGATGGACCCCTGGCGGGCGACCAGCTGTGGCTCGCTCGTGATCGCGGTCGATCCGGGGGACGTTTCGCCGGTGGTCGAGGCGCTCGAGGCTCGCGGGACTACGGTCGCGGAGATCGGGCGGGTGGAGGCAGTCGACGGCCCGTCGGGGACCGACTCCGAGGTGCGCGTCGGTGGCGCCGTGCTCGAGCACCCCGGCGTCGATTCCTCGTGGGCGGCGTTCGAACGCTTCGCCGAGTACTGA
- a CDS encoding DUF7557 family protein, producing MPQVELDEETIERLDALRIEDESYDELIIELINIYESSERTLFHAGD from the coding sequence ATGCCCCAGGTCGAACTCGACGAGGAGACGATCGAGCGACTGGACGCCCTGCGGATCGAAGACGAGTCCTACGACGAACTGATAATCGAACTGATCAACATCTACGAGTCGAGCGAGCGGACACTGTTTCACGCGGGCGATTGA
- a CDS encoding PAS domain S-box protein, with translation MSDRSIGTRTTFWEGVSDDVARDRYRTLVDTVDDGLYQLDADGCFEAVNEAIVETTGFARDELVGEHISVLLEDEDVARGRREIRRQLEEGTADVSTMEFSIRTAEGGAVPCDVRMTVLIEDGEFAGTIGVARDVSERERHRERAESARETYRSITSVLDDAEIGVIVLDDEFTVAWADETIEEYFGLSRAALVGRDKRTVVDDVSQRVADSETFAERVLATYEDNDAVERFECRVTESGERTGRWLEHWSKPIETGQYAGGRVELYSDITEQKRSEGALLESEAEFASLVDAVEEYAIFRLDPEGRVASWNEGASKIKGYDREEIVGEHFSRFYTADDRAERVPERNLATALKRGSVEDEGWRVRCDGTTFWANVTITAVFDGDGTHRGFLKVTRDMTDRREHEQQLQHERDLITRVLETSPVGIMVANPDGTTVRANDRLAEIFDRSVETMEAYSAGQRDMYDATGEYIPLEDRPISRVFETGEAVTDTEIWIEDADGQPRWLSINAAPVTRDDGSVRHVVAAVTDITQLKVQAERIERQRDDLRTELDDLFERIDDAFFAVDTDWHVIYANEAFADLVDVSGPELLGAPIWDALPELEATACSDAAREAKRTGTTVEREVFYEPAGAWLQVTIYPSESGQSVYLTDITERVRSRNRLQRRAVQQEVIAGLGQFAIETNDIDELMHEATQQVADALEADYCKVLDLDSVADELRLRQGVGWQAGIMGTATVSATDNSQAGYTLVAEEPVVVDDLESETRFQGPDLLTDHDVSSSISTIVGSANDPWGILGVHDTSHRSFTDEDVNFVQSVANILAETIERTEYRAELEGTIDRLEDSNERLEQFAYAASHDLQEPLRMVSSYLQLIERRYGDDLDEDGEEFLEFAVDGADRMREMIDGLLQYSRIDTQGAPLEPVDAGEALEEALANLEVRVVETDAMITADPMPWVRADGSQLRQVFQNLLANALTYAGDAPPRVHVSAERDESDWTISVRDEGIGIEPRETDRIFDVFNRAHSREEDTGTGIGLAICQRVLERHGGKIWVDSEPGEGATFSFTLPAAADVGVGGGDGDGDVDE, from the coding sequence ATGAGTGACCGGTCGATAGGCACACGAACGACCTTCTGGGAGGGGGTGTCCGACGATGTGGCGCGGGACCGCTACCGGACGCTCGTCGACACGGTCGACGACGGACTCTACCAGCTCGACGCCGACGGCTGCTTCGAAGCCGTCAACGAGGCAATCGTCGAGACGACGGGATTCGCCCGCGACGAACTCGTCGGCGAGCACATCTCGGTGCTCCTCGAGGACGAAGACGTCGCTCGAGGGAGACGGGAAATCAGAAGACAACTCGAGGAGGGGACCGCCGACGTGTCGACGATGGAGTTCTCGATCCGGACAGCGGAGGGCGGCGCGGTTCCCTGCGACGTCCGGATGACGGTGCTGATCGAGGACGGCGAATTCGCCGGAACGATTGGCGTCGCGCGTGACGTCTCCGAACGCGAACGTCACCGCGAACGCGCCGAATCCGCCCGGGAGACCTACCGGTCGATCACGAGCGTCCTGGACGACGCCGAGATCGGCGTCATCGTCCTCGACGACGAGTTCACCGTCGCGTGGGCCGACGAAACGATCGAGGAATACTTCGGACTCTCGCGAGCAGCTCTCGTCGGTCGCGACAAACGCACCGTCGTCGACGACGTCAGCCAGCGGGTCGCCGACTCCGAGACGTTCGCGGAACGCGTCCTCGCGACCTACGAGGACAACGACGCCGTCGAGCGCTTCGAGTGTCGCGTCACCGAAAGCGGGGAGCGGACCGGCCGTTGGCTCGAGCATTGGAGCAAGCCGATCGAGACAGGCCAGTACGCCGGCGGACGGGTCGAACTCTACTCCGACATCACCGAGCAGAAGCGCTCGGAGGGCGCCCTCCTCGAGAGCGAGGCCGAGTTCGCGTCGCTGGTCGACGCCGTCGAGGAGTACGCCATCTTCCGGCTCGATCCCGAGGGGCGCGTTGCCTCCTGGAATGAGGGCGCCTCGAAGATCAAGGGCTACGACCGCGAGGAGATCGTCGGCGAGCACTTCTCGAGGTTCTACACGGCCGACGACAGGGCCGAGCGCGTCCCCGAACGAAACCTCGCTACCGCCCTCAAGCGGGGGTCGGTCGAGGACGAGGGGTGGCGCGTCAGGTGCGACGGCACGACGTTCTGGGCGAACGTCACCATCACGGCGGTCTTCGACGGCGACGGCACCCACCGGGGGTTCCTCAAAGTCACTCGCGACATGACCGATCGGCGCGAGCACGAACAGCAACTGCAACACGAGCGCGACCTGATCACCCGGGTCCTGGAGACGAGTCCGGTCGGGATCATGGTCGCGAATCCGGACGGAACGACCGTGCGGGCGAACGACCGGCTGGCGGAAATCTTCGACCGGTCGGTAGAGACGATGGAAGCCTACAGCGCCGGTCAGCGAGACATGTACGACGCGACCGGCGAGTACATTCCCCTCGAGGATCGGCCGATCAGTCGAGTGTTCGAGACTGGCGAGGCGGTGACGGACACGGAAATCTGGATCGAAGACGCCGACGGCCAGCCCCGGTGGCTCTCGATCAACGCCGCGCCCGTCACGCGAGACGACGGCAGCGTTCGCCACGTCGTCGCCGCAGTGACGGACATCACGCAGCTGAAGGTACAGGCCGAGCGTATCGAGCGACAGCGCGACGACTTGCGAACCGAACTCGACGACCTGTTCGAGCGGATCGACGACGCCTTTTTCGCGGTCGACACCGACTGGCACGTCATCTACGCCAACGAGGCGTTCGCCGACCTGGTCGACGTCTCGGGGCCGGAACTGCTCGGCGCCCCGATCTGGGACGCCCTCCCCGAACTCGAGGCAACTGCGTGTTCCGACGCGGCCCGCGAGGCGAAGCGTACCGGAACCACGGTCGAACGCGAGGTGTTCTACGAGCCAGCCGGCGCCTGGCTCCAGGTGACGATCTACCCCTCCGAGTCCGGCCAGTCGGTCTACCTCACGGACATCACCGAACGCGTGCGGTCGCGAAATCGACTGCAACGCCGCGCCGTCCAGCAGGAGGTCATCGCCGGCCTGGGGCAGTTCGCCATCGAGACGAACGACATCGACGAGCTCATGCACGAGGCGACGCAGCAGGTCGCCGACGCGCTCGAGGCCGACTACTGCAAGGTCCTCGACCTCGATTCCGTCGCCGACGAGTTACGCCTCCGGCAGGGCGTCGGTTGGCAAGCGGGAATCATGGGCACGGCGACGGTCTCTGCCACCGACAACTCCCAGGCCGGGTACACGCTCGTCGCGGAGGAGCCCGTCGTCGTCGACGACCTCGAGTCGGAGACCCGATTCCAAGGTCCCGACCTGCTGACGGACCACGACGTCTCGAGTAGCATCAGTACCATCGTCGGCTCCGCCAACGATCCGTGGGGTATCCTCGGCGTCCACGACACCAGTCATCGATCGTTCACTGACGAGGACGTGAACTTCGTCCAGAGCGTCGCCAACATCCTCGCGGAAACGATCGAGCGCACCGAGTACCGGGCGGAACTCGAGGGAACGATCGACCGCCTCGAGGACTCGAACGAACGCCTCGAGCAGTTCGCCTACGCGGCCAGCCACGACCTCCAGGAGCCCCTGCGGATGGTCTCGAGCTATCTCCAGTTGATCGAGCGCCGGTACGGCGACGACCTCGACGAGGACGGCGAGGAGTTCCTAGAATTCGCCGTCGACGGTGCCGACCGCATGCGCGAGATGATCGACGGCCTGCTCCAGTACTCGCGGATCGACACCCAGGGCGCCCCGCTCGAACCGGTCGACGCCGGCGAGGCCCTGGAGGAGGCACTCGCCAACCTCGAAGTGCGGGTCGTCGAGACCGACGCCATGATCACCGCCGATCCGATGCCGTGGGTCCGGGCCGACGGCAGTCAGCTCAGGCAAGTCTTTCAGAACCTGCTCGCTAACGCACTCACCTACGCCGGCGACGCCCCACCACGCGTGCACGTCTCGGCCGAGCGCGACGAATCGGACTGGACCATCTCGGTGCGAGACGAGGGCATCGGCATCGAACCCCGGGAGACGGATCGAATCTTCGACGTCTTCAACCGCGCTCACTCGCGCGAGGAGGACACCGGCACCGGCATCGGCCTGGCGATCTGCCAGCGCGTCCTCGAGCGCCACGGGGGCAAGATCTGGGTCGACTCCGAGCCGGGCGAGGGTGCGACCTTCTCGTTTACCCTTCCAGCCGCGGCCGACGTCGGTGTCGGCGGCGGCGACGGAGACGGCGACGTCGACGAGTGA
- a CDS encoding dihydrodipicolinate synthase family protein — MHGTGVPLVTPIADDGRVDHERLEALVDWFASAGIDFFVPCGSTGEAPLLTADERTQVVETVADATEKPVLAGTGHEGYEPTLEATEGAAAAGADAALVVTPSYYGSDDAALGRYYHNLADKSPIPIYLYSVPKFTDYPLSPRLVESLATHENVAGIKDSSGSIESIQRLVRFTADADFSVLVGHGSVYAHALDAGADGGVLAVANAVPDLASEVFEIHQSGDAAAARDLNAAIVELNRTVTARYGVPGIKAALAHRGLEVGPPRRPLEPVGEDAAAEITAVLEAALEA; from the coding sequence ATGCACGGAACTGGCGTGCCGCTGGTGACGCCGATTGCCGACGACGGACGCGTCGATCACGAGCGCCTCGAGGCCCTCGTGGACTGGTTCGCGAGCGCGGGCATCGACTTCTTCGTCCCCTGTGGGTCGACGGGCGAGGCGCCGCTGTTGACGGCCGACGAACGGACACAGGTCGTCGAGACGGTGGCCGACGCGACCGAGAAACCCGTCCTCGCGGGCACTGGTCACGAGGGGTACGAACCGACGCTCGAGGCGACCGAGGGCGCGGCCGCAGCGGGTGCCGACGCCGCCCTCGTCGTGACGCCGTCGTACTACGGCAGCGACGACGCCGCGCTCGGGCGCTACTACCACAACCTGGCGGACAAATCGCCGATCCCCATCTACCTCTACAGCGTGCCGAAGTTCACCGACTACCCGCTCTCACCGCGACTCGTCGAGTCGCTCGCGACCCACGAGAACGTCGCCGGGATCAAGGACTCGAGCGGCAGCATCGAGTCGATCCAGCGCCTCGTCCGGTTCACCGCGGATGCCGACTTTTCGGTCCTCGTGGGCCACGGGAGCGTCTACGCCCACGCGCTCGACGCCGGCGCCGACGGTGGGGTGCTGGCGGTCGCGAACGCCGTCCCCGACCTGGCGAGCGAGGTCTTCGAGATCCATCAAAGCGGCGACGCCGCCGCCGCTCGTGACCTGAACGCCGCCATCGTGGAACTCAACCGGACGGTCACGGCCCGCTACGGCGTCCCCGGCATCAAGGCGGCCCTCGCTCACCGCGGCCTCGAGGTCGGGCCCCCACGCCGACCGCTCGAGCCGGTGGGAGAGGACGCCGCAGCCGAGATTACGGCGGTGCTCGAGGCTGCGCTCGAGGCCTGA
- a CDS encoding biotin transporter BioY encodes MATSTENVDLVDGDVVRSLARAALLAALIGASAYVSIPLPVSPVPFTLQVLFVFLAGLVLGPVWGAVSMLLYLAAGAVGVPVFAGGVGGVGHLFGNTGGYLWSYPIAAFVIGLVVHRRWRPRDPAAVQKTTLAAALLVGLATIYGLGVPWLAWVQDLSLAEAAILGMAYYVPLDLVKLVAAIAIARSDRLPVT; translated from the coding sequence ATGGCTACGTCCACCGAAAACGTCGACCTCGTCGACGGCGACGTCGTGCGCTCGCTCGCTCGAGCCGCCCTGCTGGCGGCGTTGATCGGCGCGAGCGCGTATGTATCGATCCCGCTGCCGGTCTCGCCCGTTCCCTTCACGCTTCAGGTATTGTTCGTCTTCCTCGCGGGGCTGGTACTCGGACCCGTGTGGGGAGCCGTCTCCATGCTCCTGTATCTCGCCGCCGGAGCGGTCGGCGTTCCCGTCTTTGCCGGGGGCGTGGGCGGCGTCGGCCACCTGTTCGGGAACACCGGGGGCTACCTTTGGTCGTACCCCATCGCGGCGTTCGTGATCGGCCTCGTCGTCCACCGCCGCTGGCGACCTCGAGACCCTGCGGCGGTTCAAAAGACGACACTCGCCGCCGCGCTGCTGGTCGGCCTCGCCACCATCTACGGCCTCGGCGTTCCGTGGCTCGCCTGGGTTCAGGATCTCTCGCTCGCCGAAGCGGCCATCCTCGGCATGGCGTACTACGTCCCTCTCGACCTCGTGAAACTCGTTGCCGCGATCGCCATCGCTCGGAGCGACCGGCTCCCCGTCACCTGA
- a CDS encoding NAD(P)-dependent alcohol dehydrogenase → MDAARLHEYTDDMADALSIDEIDAPTADGPHDVIIEVTGAGWCQTDNHIVEGMWTDYVEQTLPMTLGHENAGIVSEIGDEVQVVEEGDPVICHPVQTCGTCRPCRLGEDMYCENSAFNGLTTDGGFAEYLETSDRAVIPLPAGVDPAEIAPHADAGITAYHAAKKAADELVPGDTAVVIGIGGLGHIGVQCLQAMSAATVVAVDVKEEALELARDLGVDETIDSSEADVTDVVASITDEVGARQVLDFVGRDDTTALAPDITAAGGDHHIVGYGGHVHEPAQALVNGEFSFRGNLVGTYPELQELVALVDRGDVSLHTEHYDLEEINTVAERLEHGEIEGRAVISP, encoded by the coding sequence ATGGACGCCGCACGACTCCACGAGTACACGGACGACATGGCGGACGCGCTCTCGATCGACGAGATCGACGCGCCCACGGCAGACGGGCCGCACGACGTCATCATCGAGGTGACGGGTGCCGGCTGGTGCCAGACGGACAACCACATCGTCGAGGGCATGTGGACCGACTACGTCGAGCAGACGTTGCCGATGACCCTCGGCCACGAGAACGCCGGAATCGTGTCCGAAATCGGCGATGAGGTCCAGGTCGTCGAGGAAGGAGACCCGGTCATCTGCCACCCTGTCCAGACCTGTGGCACCTGTCGCCCGTGTCGCCTCGGCGAGGACATGTACTGCGAGAACTCGGCCTTCAACGGGCTCACGACCGACGGGGGCTTCGCGGAGTACCTCGAGACGTCCGACCGCGCCGTCATCCCGCTCCCGGCTGGCGTCGACCCCGCGGAGATCGCGCCGCACGCCGACGCGGGCATCACGGCCTACCACGCCGCGAAGAAGGCCGCCGACGAACTCGTCCCCGGCGACACCGCCGTCGTCATCGGGATCGGCGGGCTTGGCCACATCGGCGTCCAGTGCCTGCAAGCGATGTCAGCCGCGACCGTCGTCGCCGTGGACGTGAAGGAGGAGGCGCTCGAGCTGGCCCGCGACCTCGGCGTCGACGAGACGATCGACTCGAGCGAGGCGGACGTCACTGACGTCGTCGCCTCGATCACCGACGAGGTCGGCGCACGGCAGGTCCTCGACTTCGTCGGTCGCGACGACACGACGGCCCTGGCCCCCGACATCACGGCTGCCGGCGGAGACCACCACATTGTCGGCTACGGCGGTCACGTCCACGAACCCGCCCAGGCGCTGGTCAACGGCGAGTTCTCCTTCCGGGGCAACCTCGTCGGGACCTACCCCGAACTCCAGGAACTCGTCGCGCTCGTCGACCGCGGCGACGTGTCGCTTCACACCGAACACTACGATCTCGAGGAGATCAACACGGTCGCCGAACGCCTCGAGCACGGCGAAATCGAGGGTCGGGCGGTGATCTCGCCGTGA
- a CDS encoding DUF7545 family protein produces MTDDIETTTFSIEADDDADEVTLPTGLVDLLAEEGQGEAETVADITLLSFASRAHHLVHHGEDPGEDLEAQEERVMDLFEERFGVSFAEATGHHH; encoded by the coding sequence ATGACAGACGACATCGAGACGACCACGTTTTCGATCGAAGCCGACGACGACGCCGACGAGGTCACGCTCCCGACCGGCCTGGTCGACCTCCTCGCGGAGGAGGGCCAGGGCGAGGCCGAGACCGTCGCGGACATCACCCTGCTCTCCTTTGCGAGCCGCGCCCACCACCTCGTCCACCACGGCGAGGATCCGGGCGAGGACCTCGAGGCCCAGGAGGAACGCGTCATGGACCTCTTCGAAGAGCGCTTCGGCGTCTCGTTCGCGGAAGCGACGGGCCACCACCACTGA
- a CDS encoding AIR synthase family protein, whose amino-acid sequence MDELGKADREFFDEYLYPNLGAEREDVQLAPQHGVDFGVVDVGGTAVAMATDPVFLMPSLGFERAAWFAFHILFSDVAVSGLEPAYLSVDFNLPPEITDEQFATVWETFDREARDLGVAVVTGHTARYAGCNYPMVGGATVVAVGDHDDLICPDGAQPGDRVLVTKGPAIETTGLLAIQYESLLAERMDPDALEAAKDRYYDMSPIREAMLAAEVGGDTVTAMHDATEGGVYGGLFEMARSAGVGMRIDRDRVPIMPGVRETCEAVGVDPWISISEGTLLATVDPEGVDDVLEALEVEGIPAAVVGEVTDGEGVVVDGVSIDHPGTDPFWGTFERLGEEASSGDESGAGDANGGDDR is encoded by the coding sequence ATGGACGAACTCGGCAAAGCCGACCGGGAATTCTTCGACGAGTACCTCTACCCCAACCTGGGTGCCGAGCGCGAGGATGTGCAACTCGCACCGCAACACGGCGTCGACTTCGGCGTCGTCGACGTCGGCGGCACCGCCGTGGCGATGGCGACCGATCCCGTCTTCCTCATGCCCTCGCTGGGCTTCGAACGGGCGGCGTGGTTCGCCTTCCACATCCTCTTCAGCGACGTGGCCGTCTCGGGGCTCGAGCCAGCGTACCTGAGCGTCGACTTCAACCTCCCGCCGGAGATCACCGACGAGCAGTTCGCGACCGTCTGGGAGACGTTCGACCGGGAGGCACGCGACCTGGGCGTCGCCGTCGTGACGGGCCACACTGCTCGCTACGCCGGGTGCAACTACCCGATGGTTGGGGGCGCGACCGTCGTCGCCGTCGGAGATCACGACGATCTGATTTGTCCGGACGGTGCTCAACCGGGCGACCGCGTCCTGGTGACGAAGGGGCCAGCCATCGAGACGACCGGCTTGCTGGCGATTCAGTACGAGTCCCTGCTCGCAGAGCGGATGGACCCCGACGCGCTCGAGGCCGCGAAAGACCGCTACTACGACATGAGCCCCATCCGGGAGGCGATGCTCGCGGCCGAGGTCGGCGGCGACACCGTGACGGCGATGCACGACGCGACCGAGGGCGGCGTCTACGGCGGCCTGTTCGAAATGGCCCGCTCGGCAGGAGTCGGGATGCGGATTGACCGCGACCGCGTGCCGATCATGCCCGGCGTCCGCGAGACCTGCGAAGCTGTCGGCGTCGATCCGTGGATCTCGATCAGCGAGGGGACGCTGCTCGCGACGGTCGACCCCGAGGGCGTCGACGACGTGCTCGAGGCGCTCGAGGTCGAGGGAATCCCGGCGGCGGTCGTCGGCGAGGTCACGGACGGCGAGGGCGTGGTCGTCGACGGGGTGTCGATCGACCACCCCGGGACGGACCCATTCTGGGGGACTTTCGAGCGGTTGGGCGAAGAGGCCTCGAGCGGGGATGAATCGGGGGCAGGAGACGCGAACGGAGGCGACGACCGATGA
- a CDS encoding DUF5799 family protein → MGTEWTDRIVSERMTVDREFSTRVQSSRFSSQEWSLIMTATEFEIENPEDPETARMVANTDKIDQILPELENVRSQVGAMGGAPGGSNDSGGGVIDSIKGALGIGGGGSHDAEREAAEALTQEYAEELQSRLEENGRWEGICATAAE, encoded by the coding sequence ATGGGAACCGAGTGGACCGACCGGATCGTCAGCGAGCGCATGACCGTCGACCGGGAGTTCTCGACGCGGGTCCAGAGCTCGCGCTTTTCGAGCCAGGAGTGGAGCCTGATCATGACCGCGACCGAGTTCGAGATCGAGAACCCCGAAGATCCCGAAACCGCGCGGATGGTCGCCAACACCGACAAGATCGACCAGATCCTGCCGGAACTCGAGAACGTCCGCTCCCAGGTCGGCGCGATGGGCGGCGCCCCGGGGGGTAGCAACGACTCCGGCGGCGGGGTCATCGATTCGATCAAGGGTGCGCTCGGGATAGGCGGCGGTGGCTCTCACGACGCCGAGCGCGAGGCCGCCGAGGCGCTCACCCAGGAGTACGCCGAGGAACTGCAGTCCCGCCTCGAGGAGAACGGTCGCTGGGAAGGGATCTGTGCGACTGCGGCGGAGTGA